One window of Acidobacteriota bacterium genomic DNA carries:
- a CDS encoding DUF2281 domain-containing protein: IDSVMDGDDLIFTQNDRPVAKLTAVRQEKPCPQYGSAKGLFVMADDFDAPLEDFDEYRK; the protein is encoded by the coding sequence TGATCGATTCCGTTATGGATGGTGACGACCTGATCTTCACTCAGAATGACCGGCCGGTGGCGAAACTAACAGCCGTTCGACAAGAAAAGCCTTGTCCTCAATATGGAAGCGCCAAGGGATTGTTCGTGATGGCCGATGATTTTGACGCACCTCTCGAAGACTTTGACGAATACCGAAAATGA